The genomic window ATGATGGAATTTTTCCTAATAAACCAAACACAAGGGTGTAACTGAAATGACCTCAGAGATGTTCCTTTTACTGACCAAATAATATTCCAGTAATGAGGTGTTTACTCCTACTGTGGAAGCTCTGCTTGTTGAATGTATCCAATATAAGTGATGCACATATACCAACTTCTGTTAGTAGCAAGGGTTAACTATTAAACTGAATCATGGCATAACATGAACGCCCGTCAGTATTTGaccacaaataataataaatacaaatcagaATGAACCTCGTGCATTCAAACAACTCCTGTATGATACAAGTGGACACATAGCAGAAAATGCACCTTGGCAATAATTACTGATGTCAAAATGAATCTCTATGAGCCACATAATTCAAATTTAAACACAATTCTACATATTCTTATCATATTTCACTTCTCACCTAAGAGCAGGAGAAAGACGTAAGCGCACACCCACACAGTGACAGACTTCATATTGGACTCGAGATGAGTTAGGGTCCAATACGACTAATATTTCCACCTTACAAAAGGTTGAATTCCCCTCTCCGGATCCGTAAACGAAGCCGTATgctaactgtaaaaaaaaagaagaaaaaaatatatatatcctcatTAAAGACGCACTTCCGAAAAAATCCTCGACTCCCAATAATAATCCACGattttgttttgagttttttaaataatagacTAACTCCAACGCAGAAAAATCCTctgatgttgaaaaaaaaaatcaaaaatcaaatgccaatcaatcaatcagtcaatccATGAAAGCAGTTTCTCAGGGTCCGTCTGCGCTGCGTTCATACCGACAAACTATTGAGACTTGATCTCTCCGCATTATCAGGGTTCAGACCGCCCGCTCCAATTGCCCCTTGTAGACAATGTGTCCCTAAAACATTCCTTAAACTGGCGTAAAATGATCCTTCAACTATGCCGATGTATCTAACGAGGAGGAAGAACTCATCTGAAAGTGCAACAAAACGCTAACTGCATTGTTTTCTTCCCACCACTGGCTCCTTCAAAAAGCTGTGCGCTCCTCTGGAGGAGGTGAACGCTTCTTTTGCACTGACTGCATGTGTCGAGGCTTCACGGCACTTTATACGGAGGAGTTTCATTCAACCAACAGAGGGCGCTGTCGCGGGGTGCTCTTATTGGCAAACGTGAAACTCTGTCACATCGAGGCACAATAATAAATGTTACCCTACAGATAAATCTCCACGATATTCCTATAATCTCCCTGCAGGGAGCTGAGGAAAGATGCACCTGTGCTCCTCAGCAGTGAAGATTACAGTGACCTCACTTGGCCTGTGTGGCATATCCTGATCTCCTGGAATATTGCCACAGGATTTTCTATACATTTTGTGAAacattttctgtgattaacGGATTATATCCTTCTTAGAAGATTCATATTTCTTCCATAAGGGAGTCTTTACAGTCTTGCCAAGAGAGACGAAGCCATAACTGCAACACATCAACAAAGAATGAGGAAGAAACAAGTAAAGCTGGTCTTCTAACGCATGGTGAATCCTTTATTCCAGTATTCAGCAATGCCACTGCACGTCATTTCTGGTTGGTATTAGAGCTTCATACCCACAACTCATAGAAATCTGCAAATGTTTTTTAGCGAAAGGGTTCAAGGATGGACTCAACAATGATGATGACAATGTCATCATTCATTTCAGCAATACCCCAACACTTCTCGTGGCATCTGTGtttcctctgattgaaagaaagataaaaaaaaaggagaaaaaaaactggcaCAATGCCTCGTATTATATTTGTGCTTGGAGGAAATAAGCCCACAACCCACAAAATCTGCCATTTTTCAAAGTGGCTTCGCATTAGACGAAATGACTTTGTTGTGCATCATCGCTTAAATAGTGCCCGGAATGTCATAAATCTTTGCAAATCTTGAAAACAAAGTCTCTATTTAGAGGGCTTTTTCAAAGTGGCTTCGCATTAGACGATGACTTTGTTGTGCATCATCGCTTAAATAGTGCCCGGAATGTCATAAATCTTTGCAAATCTTGAAACAAAGTCTCTATTTAGAGGGACTGACAGTGACAAACTGCAAGGCCAGTGGCTCATAATGACGTTTGACTGTCAGCCCAGGCTCCCATCCAAGAGGGAAAAGAGCTTGCCGCTATAATGGCAAAACAGCCTCATTCTGCCTATATTGGCCCGGGCTTATTCTCGTCTCCCCCCAGATTTTGAAGTCTCTGTCATTATGAGGACACTGAAAAGCATCATTCTCCACCATGAATATGTCCTGCATCAGTCACTGCATCAGTGCTGCAGTGACTGATGCAGGCTGTTCGGAAATTATTtgcagaaatacatattttaccCCGGATTGGCAAACtttctagctagctagctttccAGCTATTATTTTCTAAAACCAGACCAATTATCTTCTTTCATGTTAGCAGATAACAAAGAGGGCATTTTGTTATTCAAGTAAGTTTTCACTGAAGAGCAGATGCATGAACTGTATAAAGTGTACAGTTGCTTCAGCAGTAGATTCAGGAAGAATCAGACATTTCTAATAACACGAAAAGGCATGAAAtcaagagagagacatcagcAATTACATTGTGGATTCTTATTCGGGCATCACATTATTTCCATCCATGATTGTGCAATATGGATAAATCCtcttaggttttttttttttttgtcttgagcTCGGCTGTCAGGTCTATAGTGGGACATTATTTTTGTTGACATTGCacaattccccccccccgtggGTACTTAATTGCTCCATTCTGACTTTTTTTCACGTGTACAATTAGAGAGAGCCCACAGagaagcacacacatgcatagcTTTCATAAATAAACATATCCTTATGTGCACCTGCAGACCCAGATGCACATCATCTGTATGTCAGATACACGTGCATGATGGCTCAGGACTGCAAGATAGGGAATGACACATTTGGATATGGAGGACATTGTACTTACCATTCAATGTGCCTGCCTCTGGGAGGTGTGTCTAATAAAGTGAATATAGATTATACCATTATGAATTCATGGGATATGAAATAATGATTCCAGATAACAGTCAAAGTTAAGACTCTGTGCAATAACTTGTGCTTAGTGAGACAGGAGTGCGGGGGTCTCATACAAACTCTAACGGGTCAAATAAGAGTTTAGACAGTCTGAAGCTGTCACCTTGAAAACAACACtgacaaacatgcatacaaatattgcatgtgttacattacattacattacaggcTATAGTGCCTGCACAAGTGCATTCAGAATGGCTGGAGTTAGTGTGCTTGGCTATTATTCAAACTCAACCCAGGTGAGTCCACATGTTAAGCCATCACAAAGGTAACTTTCCAGAACAACACCATTGCTCCTTGTGCATAATGTCTCACccaataatactttgaattaaAAGGGTGTTTGGCAACATTGATAAGGGTTTGCCTTTGCCTCACAGATTTGCGGAAACTACAATTAGCTTGAGATTTATCTGAGGGCAAAGGTCGTTGtatctctctctgctggtcGTGCTCAATGCAGAGACTAATAATGAACTGAGCATAtattacatgcacacacacacacacacgcacacacttgcacGCAAGCACACAGAGGTTCAGCATGACTGATTAGATTAGGAATTATGGGCTAATTAATGTGTATCTTGGGAGACCTGTACAGCATGCTTATTAGGAGACACAATCTGAGTTGAGCAAGGAACATGGCAAAACATAAATGGTGTTAATTCAGAGTATCcaattaattacattaaattaaataacacaCAGTAGATTGCTCTATTCCCTTCTGTTTTATTCAGTTCAGTGTAAGAGAAGCTAAAGATGAAACTTCTGCCTGCACtgtccattcatacattattGAAGGTTGGGACTTGCTATTGCCAAATATTCTTAAAACCTCCTCACTGTAACTTTTGACTGAAagtctatttttaaatataaaaaaggcacaacaaatgtgatatatatgGGTTGtaatatctttaaaatgtctcAGCTTTCACATAGCCATTAGTACCTGTATCAGGTTTAGAGCCCAAACTTTGTTTAAATAATCTGTTTAAATCAATGTGAGAGGGAAAATAGCTGATGAAATAAGCATCAGCAAAGTCAATTGTGGTGACGGTGGAGTGACCAGTGCAGCTCTACATTCTGGGCCGGGTCTGTTTCACTCAAATCTGTTCGGTTCGGCTCCCATTCGTTCTCAAGGTCCTACATGTCAACGTTTATGTGTATGTCTACTTTGTTTTGGGTTGTTTGGAGCGTTTAAACAGCACTACATTTCTGATGTGACCTCTGCTAGACTCTCTGGAGGCTATCGACCAGTTAGACCCATTTGTTTTCCAGGCATTTCAGACATTGTCCATTTCTATCACATTACTTTGACAGAAATTGAATTTCCTCTGATGCATTTCTATGTATCCTAAGTGCTGTTCTGTTCTCACGGGGAGTATAGCGTTTCCAGTGGTGTGATGATGCAAAAACACTTTCAGTTTAAACAGAAAAAGGGGAAATTGATTTTATTTCAATGAGTGTATTAACTGTCATTTTTTATTCTAAAGGTTTTCCACATAACATGTAATTTCTTCCAAATAACCGCCATCCGCATGGGAGTCTGGCCATTGCCTAAAGTCTGTTTCAAAATCTTAAAAGAGCACATGGGAACCCTTAGAGGACAAACTTTATCAGTGCACCGATGCCATGGTGGGCTTTCTGTCTTGTTAGTCTGCAAAAGATTGCCATCTTTCTGATGGTTAGCTACAAACAAAtagtatgtttgtttttttcccagctCTCATTTCTTTTACAGTTCAGAAATCACAACAGAGACAATCACATTCTGTGGATAAAGAGGCTGGTCACTGGTTACATTTCAAGAGTTTACCAGAGCTGTAAACAATGGCACATCTATCCCATCTTGTTAAACACGCCGTGGGTCCCATATGGGATATTAACAGGGACCACTGCTCTTCCCAGCTCCGTGAAGGTCTTCGCATCCAGAATAAGTAAGAAAGTACTTTTCTCCTGGAAATAGAAGAGATTAAAATAGGTTATGTAAACAAAAAGGTCAGAAAACACCCTTCTCACAATAACATTGGTGAAAGTACCAGAATATGTGTCTTTACCATGCATAATAAAGAATACATGTATAATCAGCTGACAAAACAATATATGAAAGTTGTGTCAAACTGTACTGTTATGAACAAATAGCATGAGAAAGTATTCAAGTTAACaatgcctgctgctgctcttgtagatttgtttttgtaacttACCTCTCTGGGTGTGATAATGACAGACAAAACCACTCCATCATCTTCCTGAGTAGCGTTGGGCGACGCAACAAAGACCGGCTCAGACGGATACAAGCCGGGATAACGCCACACCTAGACAGGGAAGATTACATTAACATCCCCTGCACTCGAAGCTGTTTCATGTTATAAAACCTACCCTCAACCTCCTGCCctctgagagagagaagcagcagtAGAAGCAACGTTGATGCCAACAGTTAACAATGAGGTTTCCCAAAGCTGTCTCTGATTGATAGAGACCTTAAGCTCCTTGGTGTGGACATCCATTTTGAGCAGGGAGTCACTGAAGACATGTCCAAAGCCACAGGAGTAGAAGTAGCGGTAGGGTCTGCCATTGTACTGGTCATAGTTGATCTGAGGGAACTCAAGGCCACCGTATTGCAGCAGCTCGTCATCGTAAAGTTCTTCGTGAGTCATGTAAACCTGGAGGAGcacaggaggaagtgaagatTCAACTTTCAGTGCACTGTATACATTTTAACCAAAAATATTTGCCCTGTTAATGCACACCAACAGACCTGATTTACGGTACATTGTTGAGAGCTGGAATTAATACTGCATTATTCCCTAAAACCCATAAATGGATACCTGCACGAGATCCTCTAAGAAtaaatcaatttatttttattttacttttaaatgtaccTTCAATTGCAATTACAAACCCGTCTTTGACTTCAATGCACTTTCACAGCTGTTTTTCAATTTACATGAACAGTACATAGCACCACTGAGAACCGAGGACAGTGTCACTCAGGTAGTCATGACAACTAAAACATCCCATTTGCTTTCAACGTTTCAGCTTTATTTTACCATAAGAAATATAttggactgtgtgtgtctctttctgtgtgtgtgtgtgcgtgtgtgtgtgtgtgtgtgtgtgtgtgtgtgtgtgtgagcgtgtgtgtgcgtgtgcgtgtgtgtgtgtgtgcgtgtgtgtgtgtgttagatggCAATTGTTCAGCCCCATGATGGACTCTCATTTTGAAATCACTTTTATCTGCTGTAAGTCATGAAATTACTATCTTGCAGTACCTTCAGTGTCTCATCATGCCCAATAATTACACAGTGTGTGGGAGTGAATTGGCTGTATTCATCATGATTATAGGTCTACATTTTTACTTGATTCCATGAAAACCAGATTGAGTGTAATGCTCAGGTAAACATATTACAAACTGTTTAATCCTACCTCTCCTGGTTTTGTCTTCTTTGCTGTGGCTTTATAGTTTTGCAGCGACACAAGGTTTTGGTCCAAAGGAGTTTCTTCGTCCACAGTCAGGGGTAGGACATATCTCCTTGGGAGGTTTCTGCACATTGAGTTGTAAAACTGCCAAACGAAATCAGACAGACATGAAGAAAACTGTGAGCGTGGCTCCTTTGACTGAAAGATGCAATGGCAACTTCAGGGACAAGAGCCGAAAACATACaacacacttacacaaaaaTCCTGCATTTTATATGGATGTTAAATTGTTTGGAGgaaatgttatatatttgttgttgttgtatgttCTGATTAAACttcattacatttgaaaatggaaaaagatttaaaagaaaaaagagaaagagagagagagagagagagagagagagattggtgAAAAATATGGCCCTTACGAATAGAACCACAAAAACCTCTAAATCTTTTCTGAATAATgttttgaatattattataataataaaaacagttgcAAACATTTAGTAAAAGCCAGAACCTCATACTGAGCTGCTCACCAATGATGAACTGCAAACATGTTaggcatgtgtgtgcgtttgaatATGAGTCAAACTGTATGAattgggcgactgtgggtcagtggttagcaggtccgtctttcaatcaggggttggtggttcaatccccgccctagccgatgtgtccttgagcaagacacttaaccctgaattgttccctgtagctattctacagtgtatgaatgtaacatgattgtaagtcgctttggataaaaagcgtcagctaaatgacatgtaatgtaatgtaattaaccTTGTCCATTTCCTCTCCCGCACCTCTACGGAGGTTCTCCAGTGTAAAGTTTCCAATGACCTCGCCATCGTCCCCACAGCACATGTCCATCACCAAGAGCCCGTTGTCCTCAAAAGCGTTGATCTGATGCAGCGTGAACATGGGTGCTGCGCGGTACTTTACTTCACTCTCCTGTAAGCAagcaatcaataaagtattagTATAACATGATGAAGGCTTTTGAACAAACAAGAAGAGCATCTGTGTTGGATTTTACATTTAAGGAACAAGCATTATGAACTTTTGATATTGAATGCTTAATGGATCTGCTGTGTAATGAGATGAGGAAATTGAGAGTAGCAATGTATGAGGAAAGGCTCTACCATCAGAGTGTGACTCTATCAAAATAAATTGGGGGAAAGCTCCACTATGCATGAAGAGATTAGCTGGCAGCTTTACTCTTTTGTTCTGACTATTCAGCAAACGGATGTTTGTTTTCTATACCTGGCtctttgtctgtgtctgctgcTGTGCTGTCAACTAACCCACCTTGCCAGTGTGCCTGTTGACCAAGTGGAAGATGGTGTCATACTGAGGGTCCCAGGTCAGGACTTTATTTAAGCTCTTTCCCTGGATTCTGTACAGTATTAACTTCAGCATGTCCAGCTTGATCGGCTGCTCAACAAACACAATGTAGTTCTCTGACATGACTGGAGAGAGAGGGCAAGCACAGAAGGAAAGGCGTGAATTTAAAGAAACACATGATTGACACATCTTATTCATCATATATCATGATAAATCAGCGAAATGCTGACTCTGTAGTTTCACGACAgagttcattctttttttcattgcCCCACTGATACgccatttcatttttttacaagCACATAAAATGGGTCCTGGTTAAATGTTGCAAGACCATGTGACTAGCATGATTTCGGTAGTGTTTTGGCGGTATGTAAACTGAAAATGATTTTCCAATTGCCCCCATGTTGTTAAATTGGCCCAGTGAAAGAGGGTTTGCAGCGGGGCCCTGCTACTCTGCTTGTCAGTTTGAAGGGTAAAACTTTCTTCCCTCATTACCGACAGTTGAGCCAAACATATTGTGCTAGcatataaacacattaaattgGGGCTAAACATAACCCCCCAACTACTCTAACTCTACTGACAGAAGTAATTATCTGGTGCCCTGTATAAACGTACACTGTTTCCACACTTTTATTGGTGCCAGACAGTCTGGCAGAGCAAGGGTGGTCTGCCGGAAATATGGACTGAGATATTATCAGGGAACTGGGGCAGTACGACAACCAAATGGAGCTACATTGTTGTAGATTGGGGAGAGCAGCAATGTTGTGCTTGCTGATTGGCATCGGCTTAATGCTTAATGCTTCACTATCAGTGGATTCTTCATCAACTGCTTGGCTATCAGCTGGCCAGTAACATCCAATCATATTCTTGCAGGTGTACCTCAGTATGTAGCCATTATAACCTGACTTTTCTCTTCATTCCTCCTAATCAGAGCCTAATCAAGCAAAACATATTCCACCAAATACAACAGTATAACTGACTGCAATGTCGACATAAAACAGTAAAAGCACAATGACACAAATCCTGTGTATGTTGGAAACAGTGCTTTCAGTGTTAAGCCCTGGAGAGAACTAAATTAATGAGttgatcttttttattttctgagaCTCGTTTCAGTCAAAGGCAGACTTATAGACAGAGATAGATAGTGAAAGCTAAATTGAAAGACAAAGGAGCTGTGATTATCCAAAAGAAGCAGGGCGAGACAAGAATTCAAATGAGTAATTACTAAGAGCAAGGAAAAACGGTGACACTCTCTTTCATTGAAGTCGACTCACACTCTCAGTGCAGGCAAAAAACTAAATctctcatttaattaattaattcagtttACATCCAGCATGAAGACACCTTAAAGAAGGTGTTTGTTAAACTGTGGTGTTAATCTCACCAAAGCTATGATAGTAGGAAGGTTTCCTGGGTTCAGAAGCACGGATGGAGCAGATTACCCTGGCTCCATTCAGGTCTGCAGAGTCCTCCACTGCTGCTTTCTCCTCAGGAGGCGGCACACGAAGGATATTGTAGAAGAAACCTGAGGAGGCCCAAAAACAATTGATGTTCAGGATGGATATGATGGATGGATACCATAAGGATAtctacatgaatatatattttagtagGCAGACGGGTGGGAAGAAAAAAGGGACTTACCGCTTTTCCCATAGGAGTTGCCCATGTTGTACGTGGCTCCCTCGCGGTCATAGTGCGGGTGAGCTGTGGCTGAGTTGACAGCAATGTATTGACTCCAGTCCACCTTATAAGGACAGCATCATCGTCTTTGTTGTTCTCTTTATCATTATCAACAATCGCCCATCTTTCTTGTCTTTACTCTCCGACTATTTATCAGCATCGGCATTCAAAAGTgactattatttttattatactgACTCACCTTCTCCTTTGTCTCCAGGCTCTGCGGATCTACTCGTCTCATGTAGTTGGTTTCTGTGCTGACATAATAGTCTCCCTTGTACGTGACAAAGTTCACACTGGCATTATCTGTGGCCTCTGTTCACACATAAAGATGTCATGAACATATTAAGCACTTCAGCAAAAAACTCGTCTTTCTGAGAGATTCGACGGGAAACTACTTTGTCCATCAGTTTCTCCATTCTTAGTTTTTCAGAAGCTTTACGTCATGTTTCAGATtgatctttgtgtgtgtgtgcgtgtgtgtgtgcgtgtgtgtttagctGTCTGTGATCAAACAGacaactaaacacacacacacacacacaaacacacacacaatcatttaaCTTGTGTTCCCTTTAcctcaataaaaacacaatctgATGTAACATTAGCTCTCACAtgctgaaaaaaacaataagaaatacGCCACATTcagtagaaaaagaaaaagagcattTTTTTCCTCTATTTGTTTGACTTCTACTTTGGCAGAAGTAATCTGGCACAGAAGTTTTTTACCTTAAAAATCAAACCTCCAAAAGTGGATTGAATACTTCAATAATGACATTTGGCACTGCTAGTGCTACATTACGGTGCATTGAAGTGGATTACACATGGACATATGCAATATACAAAGAAGACACACTTACTAGGAATCTGAAAGCGGGAAAAAAAGCGTGCAAAGATGTTCTTGCAGGGATCAGGCAGGGCTAATGTCCCAAACTCTGACACCACGATGCGGTTCTTCTCTGAGTTGGTGACAAATGAGTCACTTCTTAGGAATCGGCTACAGTAGGTGACATTGCCCTCACAGATGTGGAACCGGTGCATCATGGCCATGCCGTCAAACCAGTGGGTGTAGCTAAGAGAATAAAGTCATTTGTAAGCAGGGTATTGGTGTAAGACAAAGTTAGAGAGAGTGAGCTCTGTGACAAATAATGAGAAATTACCAAATACCCCAAAAGCTTAATTTTAGTCATCTACATGAGGACAACAAATTTGAGAATGTG from Cyclopterus lumpus isolate fCycLum1 chromosome 9, fCycLum1.pri, whole genome shotgun sequence includes these protein-coding regions:
- the bco2l gene encoding beta-carotene 15, 15-dioxygenase 2, like; the protein is MSKTTEPQTNSVSSRQQCPQGKGLETIEPLVRSVEETPDPIPTTITGTIPTWINGSLLRNGPGKFEFGKDSYTHWFDGMAMMHRFHICEGNVTYCSRFLRSDSFVTNSEKNRIVVSEFGTLALPDPCKNIFARFFSRFQIPKATDNASVNFVTYKGDYYVSTETNYMRRVDPQSLETKEKVDWSQYIAVNSATAHPHYDREGATYNMGNSYGKSGFFYNILRVPPPEEKAAVEDSADLNGARVICSIRASEPRKPSYYHSFVMSENYIVFVEQPIKLDMLKLILYRIQGKSLNKVLTWDPQYDTIFHLVNRHTGKESEVKYRAAPMFTLHQINAFEDNGLLVMDMCCGDDGEVIGNFTLENLRRGAGEEMDKFYNSMCRNLPRRYVLPLTVDEETPLDQNLVSLQNYKATAKKTKPGEVYMTHEELYDDELLQYGGLEFPQINYDQYNGRPYRYFYSCGFGHVFSDSLLKMDVHTKELKVWRYPGLYPSEPVFVASPNATQEDDGVVLSVIITPREEKSTFLLILDAKTFTELGRAVVPVNIPYGTHGVFNKMG